The following proteins are co-located in the Diaphorobacter sp. HDW4B genome:
- the rbbA gene encoding ribosome-associated ATPase/putative transporter RbbA translates to MTNTTPDSSLDYVAEVHDVSLNYGKTQALRSLNLQLRAGCMIGLIGPDGVGKSSLLSLLAGARAVQSGSVMVLGGDMRSKTHRDAVCPRIAYMPQGLGKNLYPTLSVEENLQFFGRLFGHDEAERRARIDDLTQSTGLQKFLARPAGKLSGGMKQKLALCCALIHDPDLLILDEPTTGVDPLARAQFWDLINRIRSTRQHMSVVVATAYMDEAQRFDWLAAMDDGEILATGTPSELLARTQSQSLETAFIALLPQEKKRGHKAVVIPPLTARDDDIAIEAQDLTMRFGDFTAVDHVNFRIRRGEIFGFLGSNGCGKSTTMKMLTGLLPASDGRAWLFDNEVNPHDIATRRRVGYMSQAFSLYGELTVEQNLVLHAQLFHVAKADVPDRVTEMLARFGLENDRDALPSALPLGKRQRLSLAVAMVHKPELLILDEPTSGVDPVARDQFWNLLVELSRRDRVTIFISTHFMNEAERCDRMSMMHAGKVLDSDTPAALVAKRGADSLEEAFIGYLVEASGEPAPSLAKVETTPAAAEPAATSVHHAKPQGFSLQRLWSYLWREALELQRDPVRATLALVGSLVLMIVMGYGISMDVENLRFAVLDRDQSTLSQSYTQSISGSRYFVEHAPLSDYAELDRRMRNGELSLAIEIPPGFGRDVLAGRTVSVGAWFDGAMPSRGETVKGYVQGIHQHWLMQQAQERLGQKTSSQIDIETRYRYNPDVKSLPAMVPAIMPLLLMMLPAMLTALAVVREKELGSIVNLYVTPVTRTEFLLGKQLPYVALAMLNFFLMSAMSVFMFGVPVKGSYLLLILAAFLFSIITTGMGLLASAVTKSQIAAMFFALLGTLIPATQFSGLTDPVSSLEGVGRWVGEIYPATYMFSISRGVFNKALGLHDLGAALLPLIVAIPVIMGIAIWALPKQER, encoded by the coding sequence ATGACGAATACAACTCCCGATTCATCGCTGGACTACGTCGCCGAAGTGCACGACGTGAGCCTGAATTACGGCAAGACGCAGGCGTTGCGCAGCTTGAATTTGCAACTGCGCGCGGGCTGCATGATCGGACTGATCGGGCCCGATGGCGTGGGCAAGTCCAGCCTGCTGTCGCTGCTCGCGGGCGCGCGCGCCGTGCAGTCGGGCAGCGTGATGGTGCTGGGCGGCGACATGCGCAGCAAGACACACCGCGATGCTGTCTGCCCTCGCATTGCCTACATGCCGCAAGGCCTTGGCAAGAATCTTTATCCAACGTTGTCGGTCGAGGAGAACCTGCAGTTCTTCGGTCGCTTGTTCGGTCATGATGAGGCCGAACGCCGCGCGCGCATCGACGATCTCACGCAGAGCACCGGGCTCCAAAAATTTCTCGCGCGGCCCGCAGGCAAGCTCTCGGGCGGCATGAAGCAGAAGCTCGCGCTGTGCTGCGCGCTGATCCACGATCCCGATCTGCTGATTCTCGATGAGCCGACAACCGGCGTCGATCCACTCGCACGTGCGCAGTTCTGGGATCTGATCAACCGCATCCGCAGCACGCGACAGCACATGAGCGTGGTGGTCGCAACTGCCTATATGGACGAGGCCCAGCGCTTCGACTGGCTGGCCGCGATGGACGACGGCGAGATTCTCGCGACCGGCACACCGTCCGAGTTGCTGGCACGCACGCAGTCGCAATCGCTGGAGACCGCATTCATCGCACTGCTGCCGCAAGAAAAGAAACGCGGCCACAAGGCGGTGGTGATTCCGCCGCTCACCGCCCGCGATGACGACATCGCCATCGAAGCGCAGGATTTGACGATGCGCTTCGGCGATTTCACCGCTGTCGATCATGTGAACTTCCGCATCCGGCGCGGCGAGATTTTTGGCTTTCTCGGCTCCAACGGCTGCGGCAAATCGACCACCATGAAGATGCTGACCGGCCTGCTGCCTGCGAGCGATGGCCGCGCCTGGCTGTTCGACAACGAGGTGAATCCGCACGACATCGCCACGCGCCGCCGCGTCGGCTACATGTCGCAAGCGTTCTCGCTGTATGGCGAACTGACGGTCGAGCAGAACCTCGTGCTGCATGCGCAACTGTTTCACGTCGCCAAGGCAGATGTGCCTGATCGCGTGACCGAAATGCTCGCGCGCTTCGGTCTTGAAAACGACCGCGACGCTCTGCCCTCCGCGCTGCCGCTGGGCAAACGCCAACGCCTGTCGCTGGCCGTGGCCATGGTGCACAAGCCCGAACTGCTGATCCTCGACGAGCCCACCTCGGGCGTGGACCCTGTCGCGCGCGACCAGTTCTGGAACCTGCTCGTCGAACTCTCGCGCCGCGACCGCGTAACGATCTTCATCTCGACGCACTTCATGAACGAAGCCGAGCGCTGTGATCGCATGTCGATGATGCACGCGGGCAAGGTGCTGGACAGCGACACGCCCGCCGCACTGGTCGCCAAACGCGGTGCAGATTCGTTGGAAGAAGCCTTCATCGGTTATCTGGTCGAAGCCTCCGGCGAACCTGCACCTTCGCTTGCCAAGGTGGAAACAACACCAGCCGCCGCAGAACCCGCCGCCACCTCCGTCCATCACGCAAAACCACAAGGCTTCAGCCTGCAAAGGTTGTGGAGCTATCTCTGGCGTGAGGCGCTGGAACTGCAGCGTGATCCCGTGCGAGCCACGCTCGCGCTCGTGGGCTCGCTGGTGCTCATGATCGTGATGGGTTACGGCATCAGCATGGACGTGGAAAACCTGCGCTTTGCCGTGCTCGACCGCGACCAGAGCACGCTGAGCCAGAGCTATACGCAAAGCATTTCGGGTTCGCGCTACTTCGTCGAACATGCGCCGCTCAGCGACTATGCCGAACTCGACCGGCGTATGCGCAACGGCGAACTGTCGCTCGCGATCGAAATCCCGCCGGGCTTTGGCCGCGATGTGCTGGCAGGCCGCACGGTTTCCGTCGGCGCATGGTTCGATGGTGCCATGCCATCGCGCGGCGAAACCGTGAAGGGCTATGTGCAAGGCATTCACCAGCATTGGCTCATGCAGCAGGCGCAGGAACGACTGGGGCAAAAGACGAGCAGCCAGATCGATATCGAAACGCGCTACCGCTACAACCCCGATGTGAAGAGCCTTCCCGCCATGGTGCCCGCCATCATGCCGCTGCTGCTCATGATGCTGCCTGCCATGCTCACGGCGCTGGCCGTGGTGCGCGAGAAGGAACTGGGCTCCATCGTGAACCTCTACGTCACGCCCGTCACACGCACCGAATTTTTGCTGGGCAAGCAACTGCCGTATGTCGCGCTCGCCATGCTGAATTTCTTTCTGATGAGCGCCATGTCGGTGTTCATGTTCGGTGTGCCGGTCAAGGGCAGTTACCTGCTGCTGATCCTCGCGGCGTTTCTGTTCAGCATCATCACCACCGGCATGGGTCTGCTTGCGTCCGCCGTCACCAAGAGCCAGATCGCGGCCATGTTCTTCGCGCTGCTCGGCACGTTGATTCCGGCCACGCAGTTCTCGGGACTGACCGATCCGGTATCGTCGCTCGAAGGCGTGGGGCGCTGGGTTGGCGAGATCTACCCGGCCACCTACATGTTCTCGATCAGCCGCGGCGTGTTCAACAAGGCGCTTGGTCTGCACGATCTCGGCGCGGCGCTGCTGCCGCTCATCGTCGCCATTCCGGTGATCATGGGCATCGCCATCTGGGCCCTGCCCAAACAGGAGCGGTAA
- a CDS encoding ABC transporter permease, with amino-acid sequence MLFSSLANIWRLGVKELWSLWRDPVMLILIIYTFTASVYTAASAMPDTLHNASIAIVDEDQSQLSNRITSAFYPPQFVKPRTLTQQQVDAAMDAGDITFALTIPTGFQRDVLSGKSVALQLNVDATRMSQAFSGSGYVQQIVAAEVSEFVQRHRATTTLPVGIELRARFNPGLEKMWFGGLMQIINNVTMLSIILTGAALIREREHGTLEHLLVMPVTPTEIMLAKVWSMGAVVLFAAAVSLNLVVRGWLKVPIEGSIPLFLAGAALCLFATTAMGIFLATVARSMPQFGLLMVLILLPLQMLSGGMTPRESMPQFVQNVMLFAPTTHFVDLGQAILYRGAGIETVWKPFLWLACIGSVLFWASLARFRKTLSSMA; translated from the coding sequence ATGCTCTTCAGCAGTCTTGCAAACATCTGGCGACTTGGCGTGAAGGAACTGTGGAGTCTCTGGCGCGACCCCGTCATGCTCATCCTCATCATCTACACGTTCACCGCGTCGGTCTACACCGCCGCGTCGGCCATGCCCGACACGCTGCACAACGCGTCCATCGCCATCGTCGACGAGGACCAGTCGCAGCTCTCCAACCGCATCACCTCGGCCTTCTATCCGCCTCAGTTCGTCAAGCCACGCACGCTCACGCAGCAGCAGGTAGACGCAGCCATGGACGCGGGCGACATCACCTTTGCGCTCACCATCCCCACGGGATTTCAGCGCGATGTGCTGAGCGGCAAGAGCGTTGCCTTGCAACTCAACGTGGACGCCACGCGTATGAGCCAGGCGTTCTCCGGCAGCGGCTACGTGCAGCAGATCGTCGCGGCCGAAGTCAGCGAGTTCGTGCAGCGCCATCGCGCCACAACCACGCTGCCCGTCGGCATCGAACTGCGCGCGCGCTTCAATCCGGGGCTCGAAAAAATGTGGTTCGGCGGGCTCATGCAAATCATCAACAACGTGACCATGCTCTCCATCATCCTCACCGGAGCCGCACTGATCCGCGAACGCGAACACGGCACGCTGGAGCATCTGCTGGTTATGCCCGTCACACCCACCGAAATCATGCTCGCCAAAGTCTGGTCGATGGGCGCAGTCGTCCTGTTCGCAGCAGCCGTGTCGCTCAACCTCGTCGTGCGCGGATGGCTCAAAGTACCCATCGAAGGCAGCATCCCGCTGTTTCTGGCCGGCGCAGCCTTGTGCCTTTTCGCAACCACCGCCATGGGCATCTTTCTCGCCACAGTGGCCCGCAGCATGCCGCAATTCGGCCTGCTGATGGTGCTGATTCTGCTGCCCCTGCAAATGCTCTCCGGCGGCATGACGCCGCGCGAATCCATGCCACAGTTCGTTCAGAACGTGATGCTGTTCGCGCCGACCACCCACTTCGTCGATCTGGGCCAGGCCATTCTCTACCGAGGCGCGGGAATCGAAACCGTCTGGAAGCCATTTCTCTGGCTGGCATGCATCGGCAGCGTGCTGTTCTGGGCATCACTCGCACGGTTTCGCAAGACGCTTTCGAGCATGGCTTGA
- a CDS encoding type B 50S ribosomal protein L31: protein MKEGIHPNYREVLFVDLSNGFKFVTRSCVNTKENDTFEGKEYPLFKLDTSSESHPFYTGTQKSVDNMGGRVERFRNRFGKTTAK from the coding sequence ATGAAAGAAGGCATTCACCCCAATTACCGCGAAGTTCTGTTCGTGGACCTGTCCAACGGCTTCAAGTTCGTGACCCGTTCCTGCGTGAACACCAAGGAAAACGATACTTTCGAAGGCAAGGAATACCCACTGTTCAAGCTGGATACTTCCAGCGAATCGCATCCTTTCTACACTGGCACACAAAAGTCGGTGGACAACATGGGTGGCCGCGTGGAGCGCTTCCGCAACCGTTTCGGCAAGACCACAGCGAAGTAA
- a CDS encoding MATE family efflux transporter encodes MSERSIIVRHAVTVLAGQLAVMAFGVTDTVVAGRHSDGALAALSIGSAVFISVYVSLMGVLQALLPIWAEQRGASHSTQLGVSVRQSLYLWLAASVIGMYLLLSPDAILRWTKVPPELRQVVIDYLHILAFALPPSLLFRIYSTMNQSLGYPQLVTWLQVASLAFKVPLSIWFTFGGAGIAAQGAAGCAWATLVVNYSLMFCGLFMLRTQRMYDPLALWKPMERPDFAQLAKFLRLGVPAGLSILVEVTSFTLMALFIARQGTLASAAHQILSNVAAVLYMVPLSLAIATSARVSYWRGASNEAAARTVAMKGFRMAATMGLVLSVALALTRHQVAAFYSTNPAVIALTASLLIWVAAYHMADSIQTLCIFVLRSYRVTFLPFVVYGLMLWGVGLAGGYVVAYEGFAGLEPYPSPAPFWACSAAALAVTALLFTALLARALKRCAPVAEARSQAPAA; translated from the coding sequence ATGTCCGAGCGCTCCATCATTGTCCGGCACGCGGTCACGGTGCTGGCGGGCCAGTTGGCCGTCATGGCGTTTGGCGTGACAGATACGGTCGTCGCCGGTCGTCACTCCGATGGTGCGCTCGCCGCACTGTCGATCGGCTCTGCCGTGTTCATCAGCGTCTATGTGTCGCTCATGGGCGTGCTGCAGGCATTGCTGCCCATCTGGGCCGAACAACGCGGCGCTTCGCACTCCACGCAATTGGGCGTGAGCGTGCGCCAGTCGCTGTATCTGTGGCTGGCAGCCAGCGTGATCGGCATGTACCTGCTGCTCTCGCCCGACGCCATCCTGCGCTGGACCAAGGTGCCGCCCGAGCTGCGTCAGGTGGTGATCGACTATCTGCACATTCTGGCCTTCGCACTGCCTCCCTCGCTGCTGTTTCGCATCTACAGCACCATGAACCAGTCGCTGGGCTATCCCCAATTGGTGACCTGGCTGCAGGTCGCCTCGCTCGCGTTCAAGGTGCCGCTGTCGATCTGGTTCACCTTCGGTGGCGCGGGCATTGCCGCGCAAGGCGCTGCGGGCTGCGCGTGGGCGACGCTGGTGGTGAACTACTCGCTGATGTTCTGCGGCCTGTTCATGCTGCGCACCCAGCGCATGTACGACCCGCTTGCGCTGTGGAAGCCCATGGAGCGCCCCGACTTCGCGCAGTTGGCCAAGTTTCTGCGTTTGGGCGTGCCTGCCGGGTTGTCGATTCTGGTGGAGGTCACCTCGTTCACGCTGATGGCGCTGTTCATCGCGCGTCAGGGCACATTGGCGTCGGCAGCGCACCAGATTCTGTCCAACGTGGCCGCCGTGCTGTACATGGTGCCGCTGTCGCTTGCCATTGCGACCAGCGCACGCGTGAGTTACTGGCGCGGCGCGTCGAACGAAGCTGCTGCCCGCACGGTGGCAATGAAAGGCTTTCGCATGGCGGCGACGATGGGCCTGGTGCTTTCCGTGGCGCTGGCGCTCACCAGACATCAAGTGGCTGCGTTCTACTCCACCAATCCCGCCGTCATTGCGCTCACCGCATCGCTGCTGATCTGGGTGGCGGCCTACCACATGGCCGATTCGATCCAGACACTGTGCATCTTCGTGCTGCGCAGCTACCGCGTGACTTTTCTGCCGTTCGTGGTCTATGGCCTGATGCTCTGGGGTGTGGGACTGGCGGGCGGCTATGTCGTGGCCTATGAAGGGTTCGCAGGCTTGGAGCCCTACCCCTCGCCCGCGCCGTTCTGGGCCTGCAGCGCGGCGGCATTGGCCGTCACCGCGCTGCTCTTCACTGCTCTGCTGGCTCGCGCGCTGAAGCGCTGCGCGCCAGTTGCTGAGGCTCGTTCACAGGCACCGGCGGCCTGA
- the phoR gene encoding phosphate regulon sensor histidine kinase PhoR gives MLWRFIFFFGFQIAGGAFGWWEGGSLWGAMAGVAVATWVWFVWDFWRGTRVLRWLRQGDPQAAPSLRGMWGEAADRARRLVRQAQLQIKASDARLHDILSALQASPNGVVLLDEQGHIEWCNQMAEAHFGFDASRDLMQSIGNLVRDPDFTSYYNAENYARPIALQGRSSTPTRPVRISVQLHPYGDGRKLLLSQDITALEQAEAMRRDFVANVSHEIRTPLTVLTGFVETLQTLQLTEDEQQRYLGMMSQQAARMQSVVQDLLTLSRLEGSPLPGMSDWIPVEALLRRSEEEAKGLSATLTVNQKKEHHIIFPAAEAMKAAGQIAGVVAELQSALSNLVNNAVRYTPAGGTITVSWEVLDNGNARFAVTDTGVGIAPEHIPRLTERFYRVDRSRSRETGGTGLGLAIVKHAVQRHGATLQISSVEGKGSTFAVVFPASRVRTARPTIIRPPVPVNEPQQLARSASAREPAEQ, from the coding sequence ATGCTCTGGCGTTTCATATTCTTTTTCGGTTTTCAGATCGCAGGTGGAGCCTTCGGTTGGTGGGAGGGCGGCAGTCTGTGGGGTGCCATGGCGGGGGTGGCTGTGGCGACCTGGGTCTGGTTTGTCTGGGACTTCTGGCGCGGCACGCGGGTGTTGCGTTGGCTGCGTCAGGGCGATCCGCAGGCGGCACCGTCGCTGCGCGGTATGTGGGGCGAGGCGGCGGATCGTGCGCGGCGGCTGGTGCGTCAGGCGCAGTTGCAGATCAAGGCAAGCGACGCGCGGCTGCACGACATTCTCTCGGCGCTTCAGGCGTCGCCCAACGGCGTGGTGCTGCTCGACGAGCAAGGCCACATCGAATGGTGCAACCAGATGGCGGAGGCGCACTTCGGCTTCGATGCCAGCCGCGATCTGATGCAGTCCATCGGCAATCTGGTACGTGACCCGGACTTCACCTCCTACTACAACGCCGAGAACTACGCGCGTCCCATTGCGCTGCAGGGCCGCTCCAGCACGCCGACACGGCCGGTGCGCATTTCGGTGCAGCTCCATCCCTATGGCGATGGCCGCAAACTGCTGCTGTCGCAGGACATCACGGCGCTGGAGCAGGCCGAAGCCATGCGGCGTGACTTCGTGGCCAACGTGTCGCACGAGATCCGCACGCCGCTCACGGTGCTGACCGGGTTCGTCGAAACGTTGCAGACGCTGCAGCTCACCGAGGATGAGCAGCAGCGCTACCTCGGCATGATGTCGCAGCAGGCGGCCCGCATGCAAAGCGTGGTGCAGGATCTGCTGACGCTCTCGCGCCTCGAAGGCAGCCCGCTGCCGGGCATGAGCGACTGGATTCCGGTGGAGGCGCTGCTCAGGCGCAGCGAGGAGGAGGCCAAGGGCCTCTCGGCAACGCTGACGGTGAACCAGAAGAAGGAACACCACATCATCTTCCCGGCGGCCGAAGCGATGAAGGCTGCGGGCCAGATTGCGGGCGTGGTGGCCGAACTGCAGAGCGCGCTGTCGAATCTGGTCAACAACGCTGTGCGCTACACCCCGGCGGGCGGCACGATCACGGTGAGCTGGGAGGTGCTGGACAACGGCAACGCGCGCTTTGCCGTCACCGACACCGGCGTGGGCATTGCGCCCGAGCACATTCCGAGATTGACGGAACGCTTTTACCGCGTGGACCGCAGCCGTTCGCGCGAGACCGGCGGCACGGGGCTGGGGCTGGCCATCGTCAAGCATGCGGTGCAACGCCATGGCGCGACGCTGCAGATCTCGAGCGTGGAGGGCAAGGGTTCGACCTTCGCCGTGGTGTTCCCGGCCTCGCGCGTGCGCACAGCCAGACCCACGATCATCAGGCCGCCGGTGCCTGTGAACGAGCCTCAGCAACTGGCGCGCAGCGCTTCAGCGCGCGAGCCAGCAGAGCAGTGA
- the phoB gene encoding phosphate regulon transcriptional regulator PhoB has translation MKKLPRVLIVEDESAIAELVAVNLRHNGFQPIWAEDGDSAQRELDAVLPDVILLDWMLPGQSGLQLARKWRADPRTKPIPILMLTARGDEPDKVAGLDAGADDYITKPFSTQELLARIRAVLRRRAPEQVSDSVSIGELTLDAATYRVSYQAQPLKVGPTEFKLLHFLMKHSERVHSRAQLLDKVWGDHVFIEERTVDVHVKRLREALGAASSMIETVRGAGYRLTAQPPALMQA, from the coding sequence ATGAAGAAACTACCTCGCGTTCTGATCGTCGAAGACGAGTCGGCGATTGCCGAGCTGGTCGCCGTGAACCTGCGTCACAACGGTTTTCAGCCCATCTGGGCTGAAGACGGTGACTCAGCCCAGCGCGAGCTTGACGCCGTGCTGCCCGACGTGATCTTGCTCGACTGGATGCTGCCCGGCCAAAGCGGTCTGCAACTCGCTCGCAAGTGGCGCGCCGATCCGCGCACCAAGCCGATCCCGATCCTGATGCTGACCGCACGCGGCGACGAGCCGGACAAGGTCGCGGGGCTCGATGCCGGTGCCGATGACTACATCACCAAGCCGTTCTCCACGCAGGAACTGCTCGCGCGCATCCGCGCCGTGCTGCGCCGCCGCGCACCGGAGCAGGTGAGCGACAGCGTGTCGATCGGCGAGCTGACGCTGGACGCCGCCACGTACCGCGTGTCGTATCAGGCGCAACCGCTCAAGGTCGGCCCGACGGAATTCAAGCTGCTGCATTTCCTCATGAAGCATTCCGAGCGCGTGCACAGCCGTGCCCAGTTGCTGGACAAGGTCTGGGGCGATCATGTGTTCATCGAAGAGCGTACGGTTGATGTGCATGTGAAGCGCCTGCGCGAAGCGCTGGGTGCCGCATCGAGCATGATCGAGACCGTGCGAGGCGCAGGTTATCGCCTCACTGCACAGCCTCCCGCTCTGATGCAGGCTTGA
- the phoU gene encoding phosphate signaling complex protein PhoU, whose protein sequence is MPDKHLSSQFDSELNSVSSRVMELGGLVESQIRQAIYALAHFSIEAVEAVEQIEQRVNSMEVEIDHELSSIIARRQPTARDLRLLIAFSKAINNLERMGDEATRMARMVRSIIESGSARSLPSGDLRMAADLASGLLRKALDAFARLDTKAALDILKEDDLIDKEFDGFVRKLVTYMMEDPRMISPSLDLLFLAKAIERIGDHSKNVAELIIYLVKGKDVRHTAMDEIESAVG, encoded by the coding sequence ATGCCAGACAAACACCTCTCCTCGCAGTTCGACAGCGAACTCAACAGCGTTTCCTCGCGCGTGATGGAACTCGGCGGTCTCGTCGAGTCGCAGATCCGCCAGGCCATCTACGCGCTTGCACACTTCAGCATCGAGGCCGTCGAGGCCGTCGAGCAGATCGAACAGCGCGTGAACAGCATGGAAGTCGAAATCGACCACGAGCTGTCCAGCATCATCGCCCGCCGCCAGCCGACCGCTCGCGACCTGCGTTTGCTGATCGCGTTCAGCAAGGCGATCAACAACCTCGAGCGCATGGGTGACGAAGCCACCCGCATGGCGCGCATGGTGCGCTCGATCATCGAAAGTGGCTCGGCCCGCTCGCTGCCCTCGGGCGACCTGCGCATGGCAGCCGACCTGGCATCGGGCCTGCTGCGCAAGGCGCTGGATGCGTTCGCGCGCCTCGACACCAAGGCCGCGCTCGACATCCTCAAGGAAGACGATCTGATCGACAAGGAATTCGACGGTTTCGTGCGCAAGCTGGTCACCTACATGATGGAAGACCCGCGCATGATCTCGCCCAGCCTCGATCTGCTGTTCCTGGCCAAGGCCATCGAGCGCATCGGAGACCATTCCAAGAATGTGGCCGAACTCATCATCTACTTGGTCAAGGGCAAGGATGTGCGCCACACTGCAATGGACGAAATCGAGTCGGCAGTCGGTTGA